A single genomic interval of Nostoc commune NIES-4072 harbors:
- the efp gene encoding elongation factor P: MISSNDFRPGVSIVLDGSVWRVLEFLHVKPGKGSAFVRTKLKNVQSGSVMEKTFRAGETVPQATLEKSTMQHTYKEGDEFVFMDMETYEEGRLTREQIGDRVKYLKEGMEAEVIKWGDQVLGVELPKSVVLEIVQTDPGLKGDTATGGSKPATLETGAVVMVPLFISQGERIKVDTQEDKYISRE; encoded by the coding sequence ATGATCTCCAGTAACGACTTTCGACCCGGTGTTTCAATTGTATTAGATGGGTCTGTATGGCGAGTGCTAGAATTCCTGCACGTCAAGCCAGGCAAAGGTTCCGCTTTTGTACGAACTAAGTTAAAAAATGTCCAGAGTGGCAGCGTGATGGAAAAAACGTTCCGAGCCGGGGAAACAGTTCCGCAAGCCACGCTAGAAAAAAGCACGATGCAGCATACCTATAAAGAGGGCGATGAGTTCGTCTTTATGGATATGGAAACCTACGAAGAAGGCAGATTGACCCGCGAACAAATTGGCGATCGCGTCAAATACCTCAAGGAAGGTATGGAAGCTGAAGTTATTAAGTGGGGCGACCAGGTGCTGGGAGTAGAATTACCTAAGTCTGTGGTTCTGGAAATTGTACAAACAGATCCAGGTTTAAAAGGTGACACTGCTACCGGTGGCTCAAAACCCGCGACTTTAGAAACTGGTGCAGTTGTGATGGTTCCTTTGTTTATTTCTCAAGGAGAACGCATCAAAGTTGATACCCAGGAAGATAAGTATATCAGCAGGGAATAA
- the nadD gene encoding nicotinate (nicotinamide) nucleotide adenylyltransferase produces MQQLAIFGGTFDPIHCGHLLVAERALHQVSLEKVIWVPSLNPPHKQAALFEHRVAMLQLAIEDNPAFTVSLVEANLSGTSYAINTLIDLSASYPNTHWYWIVGLDTFQTLPRWYRGHELAQMCDWLIAPRLLGGETITQSKLICKQVEQQLREQSYSIHWQLLDIPIVGVSSSLIRKFCRERQSIRYLVPESVRSYITNNNLYSNKSE; encoded by the coding sequence ATGCAGCAACTAGCAATTTTTGGTGGCACATTTGATCCAATTCATTGCGGACACCTGCTCGTAGCCGAGAGAGCTTTGCATCAAGTATCCCTTGAAAAGGTAATTTGGGTGCCATCCCTAAATCCTCCTCATAAACAAGCAGCTTTGTTTGAGCATCGTGTGGCAATGCTGCAATTAGCCATAGAAGATAACCCAGCGTTTACTGTCTCACTAGTGGAGGCAAATCTCTCTGGGACTTCTTATGCCATTAACACCCTGATAGACTTATCTGCTTCTTACCCAAATACTCACTGGTACTGGATCGTAGGCTTGGATACTTTCCAAACTTTACCCCGTTGGTACCGTGGACACGAACTAGCACAAATGTGTGATTGGTTAATAGCACCCCGACTGCTAGGTGGTGAGACTATAACTCAAAGTAAATTAATCTGCAAGCAAGTGGAGCAACAACTGAGGGAGCAGTCATATAGCATTCACTGGCAACTCTTAGATATACCAATAGTCGGAGTTTCGTCAAGTCTAATTCGCAAATTTTGCCGCGAACGCCAGTCAATTCGTTATTTAGTCCCAGAATCGGTTAGATCATATATCACTAACAACAATCTCTACTCGAACAAATCTGAATAA
- a CDS encoding Uma2 family endonuclease encodes MVTTPVTSITFEEYLTYDDGNGFHYELVDGKLELMNPPTIEHFLIVDFLDTALKAEIKRCNSTWLSFRESGVRTGRNKSRLTDLCVVTVEQARELLNASAVFQSPPLLIVEVVSPESVKRDYRHKRSEYAALEVPEYWIVDPLEGKISVLLLEDGFYEETVFTANQQIGSRTFPELAVAVDQIFTAGNLNQGRRD; translated from the coding sequence ATGGTAACAACACCAGTAACCAGCATCACATTTGAGGAGTACTTAACCTATGATGATGGCAACGGTTTCCATTATGAACTGGTGGATGGCAAGCTAGAGTTAATGAATCCACCAACTATTGAACATTTTCTGATTGTCGATTTTTTGGATACTGCCTTGAAAGCAGAAATCAAACGTTGTAACTCTACTTGGCTGAGTTTTCGGGAAAGTGGGGTGAGAACGGGTAGAAATAAATCCAGGTTGACTGATTTGTGCGTAGTGACAGTGGAACAAGCCAGAGAATTGCTGAATGCCTCAGCAGTATTTCAGTCACCGCCGTTACTAATTGTCGAGGTGGTCAGTCCAGAGTCGGTGAAACGGGACTATCGCCATAAGCGTTCTGAATATGCGGCTTTAGAGGTTCCTGAATATTGGATTGTAGATCCTCTAGAAGGGAAGATTTCAGTGTTATTACTGGAAGATGGATTTTACGAAGAAACAGTTTTTACTGCTAATCAGCAAATTGGATCACGGACTTTTCCAGAATTAGCGGTCGCAGTTGATCAAATATTCACCGCCGGAAATCTAAATCAGGGGAGACGCGATTAA
- a CDS encoding peptidylprolyl isomerase yields MLNLLKSWLKNSLMAILLVTIFLGITTAGWTPSSSAALPAGNAITDGKALLRYALPIDNKPVRQLQASLEDISAQLRANRRWGAISKDISQASRILDKPSQILTSVPEERQPQAEAWITELKSGVGKLEELAKSKDKEQILEERGKLLNLVTQLEESMVKEFPFEVPAQYSNLPQLKGRATVEIKTNKGDLTLVVDGYSAPVTAGNFVDLVHRGFYNGLEFTRSEESYFLQTGDPEGKDVGFIDPNTGKYRAIPLEVLVEGDKAPTYGITLEEAGRYVDMPVLPFSAFGAVVMARPESEVNGGSSQFFFFLFEPELTPAGRNLLDGRYAVFGYLTEGKEVLDKLKAGDKIESAKVVQGIENLVEPQAA; encoded by the coding sequence ATGCTTAACTTATTAAAATCCTGGCTGAAGAACAGCCTAATGGCAATACTGCTGGTAACAATATTTTTAGGCATAACTACAGCTGGGTGGACTCCCTCCAGTAGCGCCGCGCTGCCAGCCGGCAACGCAATTACCGACGGTAAGGCTTTGTTGCGGTATGCACTCCCGATAGATAACAAACCTGTACGGCAACTACAAGCCAGTTTAGAGGACATCTCTGCCCAACTACGGGCGAATCGGCGCTGGGGTGCTATTTCCAAGGACATCAGCCAAGCATCCCGCATTCTCGATAAACCCTCCCAAATCTTAACAAGCGTTCCTGAAGAACGCCAACCCCAAGCCGAAGCTTGGATTACCGAGTTGAAATCTGGGGTGGGAAAACTGGAAGAATTGGCGAAGAGTAAAGATAAAGAACAAATTCTCGAAGAGAGAGGCAAACTTCTGAATCTCGTTACTCAGTTAGAAGAGTCAATGGTGAAAGAATTCCCCTTTGAAGTGCCTGCCCAATATAGCAACCTACCACAACTTAAAGGTCGTGCCACAGTAGAAATCAAAACTAACAAAGGCGATTTGACCCTAGTCGTAGATGGTTATAGTGCCCCTGTCACTGCTGGGAATTTTGTAGATTTGGTGCACAGGGGTTTTTATAATGGCTTAGAATTTACCCGTTCTGAAGAATCTTACTTTCTGCAAACTGGAGATCCAGAAGGTAAAGACGTGGGTTTCATTGATCCAAACACAGGTAAATATCGCGCTATTCCCTTAGAAGTCTTAGTTGAAGGTGATAAAGCACCTACTTATGGCATTACACTAGAAGAAGCTGGTCGTTACGTTGATATGCCAGTTTTACCTTTCTCTGCCTTTGGGGCAGTGGTGATGGCTCGTCCCGAAAGTGAAGTGAATGGTGGATCTTCACAATTCTTCTTCTTCCTCTTTGAACCAGAACTCACCCCCGCCGGACGCAACCTATTAGATGGTCGCTATGCCGTGTTTGGCTATCTCACTGAAGGCAAAGAAGTTTTGGATAAACTGAAGGCTGGTGACAAAATAGAATCGGCAAAAGTCGTTCAGGGAATAGAAAATCTGGTTGAGCCGCAAGCAGCATAA
- a CDS encoding GerMN domain-containing protein, with protein sequence MKDQQGSNRISSGAIAAVSAVVVAVGGGVAWFTTHSSNTPTPSNPSGRIEQPTQPSTRQPANEQSPNVYWLRPTDKNVTLVPQPVRVASIRANQPLEAAFQSLLAGPTEGTDSTTIPKGTKLLGLKAENDEVHVNLSEDFTSGGGSTSMMGRVGQVVYTATTLNPKAKVYIDVNGKPLDVLGGEGVELQQPLTRESFDKNYQL encoded by the coding sequence ATGAAAGACCAACAAGGATCTAATCGTATTTCTTCAGGCGCAATTGCAGCCGTGTCAGCAGTGGTTGTAGCGGTGGGTGGCGGTGTGGCTTGGTTTACTACACACTCCAGCAATACTCCCACACCGTCAAACCCCTCTGGGCGCATCGAACAGCCAACACAGCCATCAACTAGGCAGCCAGCTAATGAGCAAAGCCCTAACGTTTATTGGCTCAGACCAACAGACAAAAATGTTACTTTAGTCCCCCAGCCTGTTAGAGTCGCTTCTATACGAGCCAACCAGCCATTAGAAGCAGCTTTCCAAAGTTTGTTAGCAGGCCCAACAGAAGGGACAGATTCCACAACTATCCCCAAAGGAACCAAACTTTTGGGGTTGAAGGCAGAAAATGACGAAGTTCACGTTAATTTATCTGAAGATTTTACCAGTGGTGGTGGAAGCACATCAATGATGGGTCGCGTGGGACAAGTTGTTTATACTGCGACAACTTTAAATCCCAAAGCCAAAGTGTACATTGACGTGAACGGCAAACCGTTGGATGTCTTAGGTGGTGAAGGTGTAGAGTTACAACAGCCACTAACTCGTGAAAGCTTTGATAAAAATTATCAACTTTAG
- a CDS encoding proline--tRNA ligase — protein MRLSQMLFVTLRDDPADAEIPSHKLLLRAGYIRRIGSGLYAYLPLMWRVLQKVSQIVREEMNATGAQECLLPQLQPADLWKESERWDTYTKAEGIMFSLIDRREQQLGLGPTHEEVITAIARDMIRSYRQLPLNLYQIQTKFRDEIRPRFGLMRGREFIMKDAYSFHADEASLKETYQDMYKAYSNILRRSGLAFRAVEADSGAIGGSGSTEFMVLAEAGEDEVLYTEDGKYAANVEKAVSLPIDAETSRFTTYEKRDTPGTETIEKVCQLLNCSPTQLVKNVLYQTVYDNGITVLVLVSIRGDQEVNEVKLQNELTKLAPEYSAKTIISLNVPNVEAQQAWTAKSLPLGYIAPDIADEYINANKQIHPKFLRLVDQTAVDLKNFVTGANEAGYHVVGANWGEQFAVPRQIVDIRKARPGDRAIHNSEQILQSARGIEAGHIFQLGTKYSQAMGATYTNEQGEEKPLLMGCFGVGVSRLAQAAVEQSYDKDGIIWPVAIAPYHAIITIPNIKDAQQIEIAQKLYTELNQAGIETLLDDRDERAGVKFKDADLIGIPYRIVTGRAIANGKVEVVERATRNSQEIVIEEVTTTLHKWITAAIQVKN, from the coding sequence ATGCGACTTTCACAAATGTTATTTGTTACACTGCGGGATGATCCGGCTGATGCTGAGATTCCTAGCCATAAATTATTACTCCGTGCAGGCTACATTCGTCGCATCGGTAGTGGTCTTTATGCTTATTTGCCTTTGATGTGGAGGGTACTGCAAAAAGTTTCCCAAATTGTGCGGGAAGAAATGAACGCTACAGGCGCACAAGAATGTCTTCTACCACAATTACAACCTGCTGATTTATGGAAAGAATCGGAACGCTGGGACACTTACACCAAAGCTGAGGGGATCATGTTTTCCCTAATTGACCGCCGTGAGCAACAATTAGGATTAGGCCCAACTCATGAAGAAGTAATCACAGCGATCGCTCGTGATATGATTCGCTCTTATCGTCAGCTACCACTAAATCTCTACCAAATTCAAACCAAATTCCGCGATGAAATTCGTCCCCGCTTTGGTTTAATGCGCGGACGGGAGTTTATCATGAAGGATGCCTATTCCTTCCATGCCGATGAAGCCAGCCTCAAAGAAACGTACCAGGATATGTATAAAGCGTACAGCAATATCCTACGCCGTTCTGGTTTAGCTTTTCGGGCAGTGGAAGCTGATTCTGGTGCAATTGGTGGTTCTGGTTCTACAGAATTTATGGTTTTGGCAGAAGCTGGTGAAGATGAAGTTCTCTATACTGAGGATGGTAAATACGCCGCTAACGTAGAAAAAGCTGTTTCTTTACCAATTGATGCCGAAACCTCACGGTTTACAACCTACGAGAAACGCGATACACCTGGAACAGAAACGATTGAAAAGGTCTGTCAACTTCTCAACTGTTCTCCGACTCAATTAGTGAAAAATGTCCTTTATCAGACAGTTTATGATAATGGTATAACGGTGTTAGTTTTGGTGAGCATCCGAGGCGATCAGGAAGTTAATGAAGTCAAATTGCAAAATGAATTGACTAAATTAGCTCCTGAATATAGCGCTAAAACTATTATTAGTTTGAATGTACCAAATGTAGAAGCCCAGCAAGCATGGACAGCTAAATCTCTACCTTTAGGCTACATTGCGCCAGATATCGCAGATGAGTATATTAACGCCAATAAACAGATCCACCCCAAGTTTTTGCGCTTAGTGGATCAAACAGCCGTTGATTTAAAAAACTTTGTTACAGGTGCGAATGAAGCTGGTTATCACGTAGTTGGTGCTAATTGGGGTGAGCAATTTGCAGTACCAAGGCAAATAGTAGATATACGGAAAGCAAGACCAGGCGATCGCGCCATCCATAACTCAGAACAAATCCTACAAAGCGCCCGTGGAATTGAAGCAGGTCACATCTTCCAATTAGGTACTAAATATTCCCAAGCGATGGGAGCAACTTATACCAATGAACAGGGTGAAGAAAAGCCGCTATTGATGGGTTGTTTTGGTGTAGGTGTATCACGATTAGCACAAGCTGCCGTAGAGCAATCTTACGATAAAGATGGGATTATTTGGCCAGTTGCGATCGCACCTTATCACGCGATCATCACAATTCCCAACATAAAGGATGCTCAACAAATCGAAATCGCCCAAAAACTTTACACAGAACTAAATCAAGCGGGAATTGAAACCCTACTAGATGACCGCGACGAACGAGCTGGAGTGAAATTTAAAGATGCTGACTTGATAGGCATACCTTATCGAATTGTAACCGGGCGAGCGATCGCTAATGGCAAAGTCGAAGTTGTAGAAAGAGCAACCCGCAACTCTCAAGAAATTGTCATAGAGGAAGTTACAACCACACTTCATAAGTGGATTACCGCCGCCATTCAGGTAAAAAATTAA
- the thiL gene encoding thiamine-phosphate kinase: protein MNSELSSQQVKDIGEQGLLKRLQRFCPPEIIGDDAAVLETAPGQSLVVTTDVLVDGVHFSNITTSPEDAGWRAAAANLSDLAAMGASPLGITVGLGLPGEVRVSWVERLYQGMTECLQKYNTSIVGGDIVRSPVTTLAITAFGQVNPSQIIRRSAAVVGNAIIVTGVHGASKAGLELLLHPELGQDLNDEEKTALIRAHQRPQPRLDVLPILWKILASPCPMPHAPCPLPIAGMDSSDGLADAIIQICRASGVGALLERREIPLPKTFNYWLTQEQGLEYALYGGEDFELVLCLPQELASALVQHLGEGAAIVGSITSGSTVLLHDQQKKFPDQVLSLSQGFQHFNS, encoded by the coding sequence GTGAACAGTGAGTTATCTTCTCAACAAGTCAAAGACATTGGTGAACAAGGTCTTTTAAAAAGATTGCAGCGCTTTTGTCCTCCAGAAATTATCGGCGATGATGCCGCAGTACTTGAGACTGCACCAGGGCAATCTTTAGTGGTAACTACAGATGTACTGGTTGATGGCGTGCATTTTAGCAACATCACCACTTCCCCAGAAGATGCTGGTTGGAGGGCTGCTGCTGCCAATTTATCAGATTTAGCAGCAATGGGTGCTTCTCCATTGGGAATCACTGTCGGGTTGGGACTACCCGGTGAAGTTAGAGTAAGCTGGGTTGAGCGGCTGTACCAGGGAATGACAGAATGCCTGCAAAAATACAATACCTCAATTGTTGGGGGTGATATTGTGCGATCGCCTGTGACGACTCTGGCAATTACTGCTTTTGGTCAAGTTAACCCTAGCCAAATTATCCGCCGTTCTGCTGCTGTTGTGGGAAATGCGATCATCGTTACAGGCGTTCATGGAGCCTCAAAAGCGGGCTTAGAACTGCTCTTGCATCCCGAATTAGGACAAGACCTCAACGACGAAGAAAAGACGGCTCTAATCCGCGCCCACCAACGCCCACAGCCACGATTAGATGTCTTACCAATCCTCTGGAAAATTTTAGCATCCCCATGCCCCATGCCCCATGCCCCATGCCCATTGCCCATTGCTGGTATGGATAGTAGCGATGGTTTAGCAGATGCGATTATTCAAATTTGCCGCGCCAGTGGTGTTGGCGCTCTCTTAGAACGAAGAGAAATTCCTTTACCAAAAACTTTTAACTATTGGCTGACACAAGAGCAAGGGCTGGAATATGCTCTATACGGTGGCGAAGACTTTGAATTAGTGCTGTGCTTGCCACAAGAGTTAGCATCAGCCTTAGTCCAACATCTTGGCGAAGGTGCTGCGATCGTAGGTAGTATTACTTCGGGATCAACAGTACTATTGCACGACCAACAAAAAAAATTCCCTGACCAAGTTCTAAGTCTTAGCCAGGGATTTCAACATTTCAATAGTTAA
- a CDS encoding type I glyceraldehyde-3-phosphate dehydrogenase yields the protein MIRVAINGFGRIGRNFARCWVGRENSQIDLVAINDTSDPRTNAHLLKYDSMLGKIKDAEISADDNSIIVNGKTIKCVSDRNPENLPWKEWEIDLIIEATGVFTSKEGALKHVNAGAKKVLITAPGKNEDGTFVVGVNHHDYDHNKHHIISNASCTTNCLAPIAKVLNDKFGIIKGTMTTTHSYTGDQRLLDASHRDLRRARAAAINIVPTSTGAAKAVALVIPDLKGKLNGVALRVPTPNVSMVDFVVQVEKRTITEEVNQALKDASEGPLKGILDYSQLELVSSDYQGSDASSIVDASLTLVMGNDLVKVMAWYDNEWGYSQRVLDLAELVAEKWV from the coding sequence GTGATTAGAGTTGCAATCAACGGTTTCGGGCGGATTGGACGTAACTTTGCACGCTGCTGGGTGGGTAGAGAGAATAGTCAAATCGACCTTGTGGCTATTAATGACACTTCAGACCCTAGAACCAATGCTCATCTGCTGAAGTATGACTCAATGCTAGGGAAGATTAAGGATGCTGAGATTAGTGCCGATGATAACTCTATCATCGTTAACGGTAAGACCATTAAGTGCGTATCCGATCGCAACCCAGAAAACTTGCCCTGGAAAGAGTGGGAAATTGACCTAATTATCGAAGCAACCGGGGTATTTACTAGCAAAGAAGGAGCGCTCAAGCATGTAAATGCTGGAGCCAAGAAAGTTCTGATTACCGCTCCTGGTAAAAACGAGGATGGCACTTTTGTGGTTGGTGTGAATCATCACGACTATGACCACAACAAACACCACATTATCAGTAACGCTAGCTGTACTACCAACTGCTTGGCACCGATTGCCAAGGTGTTGAACGATAAGTTTGGCATCATCAAAGGTACGATGACCACCACCCATAGCTATACAGGTGACCAACGCTTGCTAGACGCTTCTCACCGGGATTTACGACGGGCGAGGGCAGCAGCAATTAACATTGTACCCACCTCTACTGGTGCAGCAAAAGCTGTGGCACTGGTTATCCCAGACCTCAAAGGCAAACTAAATGGTGTTGCCTTACGCGTACCGACCCCGAACGTCTCAATGGTAGATTTCGTAGTTCAGGTTGAGAAGCGTACTATTACTGAAGAAGTTAACCAAGCTCTCAAAGATGCTTCCGAAGGGCCACTCAAAGGCATTTTGGACTATAGCCAACTAGAATTGGTATCTTCCGATTATCAAGGTAGTGATGCTTCTTCGATTGTTGATGCTAGCTTGACTTTGGTTATGGGCAATGACCTAGTAAAAGTTATGGCGTGGTATGACAACGAGTGGGGTTACAGCCAACGAGTTTTGGATTTGGCAGAATTAGTAGCTGAGAAGTGGGTTTAA
- the murC gene encoding UDP-N-acetylmuramate--L-alanine ligase, giving the protein MTNSVDFSGRPFHFIGIGGIGMSALAYVLAKRQFPVSGSDLRPNHITHKLESIGAHIFGKQEASNLEFFLPQVLANAVVLNSQEELPTVTNSILPQVICSTAINTNNLEYKAALELGCPILHRSDVLAALIADYHSIAVAGTHGKTTTSSMIGYMLLEAGLDPTILVGGEVNAWEGNARLGQSQYLVAEADESDGSLVKHAPEIGIITNIELDHPDHYETLEEVIDIFQTFAKGCKTLIGSIDCATVRDRLQPTISYSLYSDTDADYSVTNIDYRADGTTALVWERGKALGVLKLRLLSRHNLSNALAAVAVGRLLGLEFGEIAKGIATFEGARRRFEFRGEVDGITFIDDYAHHPSEIRATLAAARLQARPGQRVVAIFQPHRYSRTLTFLDEFADSFTHADLVVLTDIYSAGEPNLGQITGEHLAAEIAKQHSQVVYQPTLSSVCEFLLQTLRPGDLALFLGAGNLNQVIPEIITTFCEPAKATS; this is encoded by the coding sequence ATGACTAATTCTGTAGATTTTAGTGGTAGACCATTTCATTTCATTGGCATCGGTGGTATAGGTATGTCTGCTCTGGCATACGTTCTCGCCAAGCGTCAATTTCCAGTATCAGGTTCGGATCTTCGTCCTAACCATATTACGCACAAATTAGAATCTATCGGCGCTCATATTTTTGGTAAACAAGAGGCAAGTAATCTCGAATTCTTTCTGCCTCAGGTATTAGCGAATGCAGTAGTATTAAATTCACAAGAAGAATTACCTACTGTTACTAACTCAATACTGCCTCAAGTCATTTGTTCAACTGCAATTAACACGAATAATTTAGAATACAAAGCAGCGCTGGAATTAGGTTGCCCAATTTTACATCGTTCAGATGTACTAGCAGCTTTAATCGCCGATTACCACAGTATTGCAGTGGCAGGAACACACGGCAAAACTACAACCAGTAGCATGATTGGCTATATGCTTCTGGAAGCAGGTCTAGACCCAACGATTTTAGTAGGTGGTGAAGTCAATGCTTGGGAAGGCAATGCTCGATTGGGACAAAGCCAATATTTGGTAGCCGAAGCAGATGAATCTGATGGTTCCTTGGTAAAACACGCTCCAGAGATTGGCATCATTACCAATATTGAACTCGATCATCCAGACCATTACGAGACATTAGAAGAAGTCATTGACATCTTCCAGACATTTGCTAAGGGTTGTAAAACGTTAATAGGTAGCATTGATTGTGCTACAGTGCGCGATCGCTTGCAACCCACAATCAGCTACAGCTTATACTCAGACACCGACGCTGATTACAGCGTTACTAATATTGATTATCGTGCTGATGGCACCACAGCTCTAGTTTGGGAAAGAGGCAAAGCTTTGGGCGTGTTGAAGTTACGCCTGCTAAGTCGGCACAATCTCAGTAATGCCTTAGCAGCAGTAGCTGTTGGTCGCCTCTTAGGCTTAGAATTTGGAGAAATTGCTAAAGGTATCGCCACCTTTGAGGGAGCAAGACGCCGCTTTGAGTTCCGGGGTGAAGTCGATGGTATTACCTTCATCGATGACTATGCTCATCATCCTAGCGAGATTCGCGCTACGCTTGCCGCAGCACGCTTACAAGCAAGACCAGGACAAAGAGTAGTAGCTATCTTCCAACCTCATCGCTATAGCCGTACACTCACCTTTTTAGATGAATTTGCCGATTCCTTTACCCATGCTGATTTGGTTGTGCTGACTGATATTTACAGTGCAGGCGAACCCAATTTAGGGCAAATTACTGGTGAACATCTAGCGGCGGAAATTGCTAAACAGCATTCCCAGGTAGTTTATCAACCAACTTTATCCTCAGTGTGTGAGTTCTTGCTGCAAACACTACGCCCAGGAGACTTGGCGCTGTTTTTGGGGGCTGGGAACTTGAATCAAGTGATTCCTGAAATAATTACGACATTTTGTGAACCTGCTAAAGCCACATCTTAA
- a CDS encoding Uma2 family endonuclease: MSLLTLKLDTVHLSDEQFYHLCQNNRELKFERTAKGELIIMSPVGGESGNREADLIIDLGIWNRQTGLGYTFSSSTIFKLPNGADRSPDAAWIQRERWQALTPEQRRKFPPIAPDFVIELRSATDDLEMLRSKMQEYIDAGVQLAWLINPQQQQVEVYRQKQDVEVRNLPTQLSGEGVLPGFSLSLSCY; the protein is encoded by the coding sequence ATGAGTCTTTTGACATTAAAACTAGACACCGTTCACCTGAGTGACGAACAATTTTATCACTTATGTCAAAATAACCGCGAATTGAAATTTGAACGCACTGCCAAGGGAGAATTAATCATCATGTCCCCTGTTGGAGGTGAAAGCGGCAATCGAGAAGCAGATTTAATTATTGATTTGGGAATCTGGAATCGGCAAACTGGACTGGGTTACACTTTCAGTTCTTCTACTATATTCAAATTACCTAATGGTGCTGACCGTTCCCCAGATGCTGCTTGGATTCAACGAGAACGTTGGCAAGCACTTACGCCTGAACAAAGACGCAAATTTCCCCCCATTGCACCCGATTTTGTCATTGAATTAAGGTCAGCAACAGATGATTTGGAAATGTTGCGTTCCAAAATGCAAGAATATATAGATGCTGGCGTGCAATTAGCATGGTTAATTAACCCTCAACAGCAGCAAGTGGAAGTTTATCGCCAAAAACAAGATGTGGAAGTGCGAAATCTGCCCACACAATTATCGGGTGAAGGTGTATTGCCAGGATTTAGCTTGAGTCTATCCTGTTATTAA
- a CDS encoding ArsR/SmtB family transcription factor, producing the protein MKQTLPLPPEVVQQVAEYFSLLSEPMRLRLLHLLRDEEKCVQELVEATQTSQANVSKHLKVMWQAGILSRRSEGTCAYYRVEDEMIFDLCNRVCDRLATRLEQQARNFRVLNGKR; encoded by the coding sequence ATGAAACAAACGTTGCCTTTACCGCCAGAAGTGGTGCAACAAGTAGCTGAATACTTCAGTCTGTTAAGTGAGCCGATGCGCCTGCGGCTGCTCCACTTATTACGGGATGAAGAAAAATGCGTGCAAGAGTTGGTAGAGGCAACACAGACTTCTCAGGCAAATGTGTCAAAACACCTGAAGGTAATGTGGCAAGCAGGTATCCTTAGCCGCCGCAGTGAAGGAACTTGCGCCTATTACCGGGTAGAAGATGAAATGATTTTTGATTTGTGTAATCGGGTTTGCGATCGCCTTGCCACAAGGTTAGAACAGCAAGCCCGTAATTTTCGTGTGTTAAATGGCAAACGTTAG
- the accB gene encoding acetyl-CoA carboxylase biotin carboxyl carrier protein, which yields MPLDFNEIRQLLATIAQTDIAEVTLKSNDFELTVRKAVSVSNQMLSVGQATFGGVVGSGSTSGSSGGNQVNTSQVTEVSTSRVFENTGTSTQLQLSVNSPSTLDQRLVEVPSPMVGTFYRAPAPGEAAFVEVGDRVRKGQTVCIIEAMKLMNEIEAEVSGQVMEILLQNGDPVEYGQPLMRINPD from the coding sequence GTGCCATTGGACTTTAATGAAATCCGCCAACTACTGGCAACTATCGCCCAAACAGATATTGCAGAAGTAACGCTCAAAAGCAATGATTTTGAACTAACAGTCCGTAAGGCTGTGAGCGTTAGCAATCAGATGTTGTCGGTAGGTCAAGCGACCTTCGGCGGTGTGGTGGGTTCTGGCTCGACATCGGGTTCATCTGGGGGAAACCAGGTGAACACGAGTCAGGTAACGGAGGTGTCCACATCTCGCGTGTTTGAGAATACTGGAACTAGCACACAATTACAGTTGTCAGTAAATTCCCCTTCAACCCTTGACCAGAGATTAGTAGAAGTGCCTTCCCCTATGGTGGGAACGTTTTATCGCGCTCCTGCACCAGGGGAAGCGGCATTTGTGGAAGTAGGCGATCGCGTCCGCAAGGGTCAAACGGTCTGTATCATTGAGGCTATGAAGCTGATGAATGAAATAGAAGCCGAAGTCTCTGGACAAGTGATGGAAATTCTTCTCCAAAATGGTGACCCTGTAGAATATGGTCAACCTTTGATGCGAATTAACCCCGATTAA